The following proteins are encoded in a genomic region of Gadus macrocephalus chromosome 19, ASM3116895v1:
- the cdk5rap2 gene encoding CDK5 regulatory subunit-associated protein 2 isoform X5 — protein MKDPCRVCGVRLVGSQCRWIFSATGQRQLQVILSHVLGLGVTRGDGRGEFLCGKCVFQLEKVIHCDIAINRLQEEHGAQVQKLQAEKENVIQCLNHIYSKNNSSHAKGDGEGPRSKTPVRSSGCGSPIEDDEVVGQLASESRPHRDADVGQVKNRMRRCVSLDRLGGKAATPARSGLRRPPLRPGSGSMVECSAGGLQAARHRSQSMYLDLVNRKGSLPSPGFKSRSTSLQSLNQDFASKTFTDPQPKRHLREPIPKKKLTNGSKAKDQARTRHRSPTVQPSLISDLVQLLHCISRRPILAPPDSRIPLLQKTHSGHTPPNLLRTKRRSREAQWKSLHDLTEEFNDEYTPVTEKGFAKREHDVSQLESTNKLLNNELTQIKSSNEHLTKTLAEAQNQSKALSGKLDEKENDLCSERKNSLKRDKTIQGLSQVLKEKEKEILELCHEIEDRDEALAKARETAHKAQLQKYQGAEEHQSLLMEKQAELAHLQGEHHTKVLEAQKLQRALARREQELADMQQAKEQLEFELEDFQQQKKKGDKALNDLQNQLKKLSGEIGDRESALEQHYQALLDETTRKLQVHEVSIQRLTSTLADKEQQLQEYLNMVRDFEQSRSPGGSDVMLSKLRDRLKEKEKALEKALDEKFAAIEEKDNEIHQLQLALREKERDLERLNNLLTHNNETINSFDSVIKEKDVELQHLANTLNNLQRAKQDLEDNLNRALREKDSIISQLQLSLQGKTNDMEEMAQAMLSQSQSQAHDLAEKMGQRLKVTEAMLAEATKARENLVTDNESAVEGLLATIGSKDKLLKESSEHYNRMLSEYTREIQELKRQLVDGQQQLRAAEKHRSTATQDGHLEAAELKLLLVEKDSLIKELMERGQNTDWFLAEPRIKEESDHVLELKHTVQILKERLIEREAELTKMNGEGHIENITVTRRTMVILKKELAQQTEALNKALKRENGLKISLAELQSTLAELEALVQGHQANAESLTSTLETKDQIIAELHQRLGQRGDRQTGNGQEHGSATDTGAERSTSSLPQRERTIIGGDSQQKDLPSLSSVHDEHAALTRALKTEQQLFSSLIRTVKEQDSSQRLHALQLELTAVQLLRQQLEEGIRTNEGLRDQLEGELLQAQLREGVDPQELQSMRHQLEDAQRWNASLQARLGAIQNRAAGVGGANDTGDSLTFLGDQTSYMSICVGDRLEESLSQLSASELRQKVVVLQECVSGLQSVNIDLQQKALLLERKEDKENLSHGNTSPRTQLLAAGRAGQRRGGDGTLRPGPGQRSPMEVLPPQTGSQSHCDHDDRSSFSTGEHQIRSGDEPLEQQEHRMEEMVLQGTTSQLRDELLRLGSENKELRCLLREEVLKESEWKARSEDVCDGPAGLHQTVLRLRDEATGHLKVIGSLKEQLERKAVEVSDWERRNGTLEGPPSTQLLNHTPARQRLSHKAGVRSRLPVPVRLISEPGSTFWVANQPHTLHQHTDTVEPLRDIHLNHISESDQLLSEGLEYPLSLERSTTPGSNFDEYIHRSSCSQTVSDDNPEDGEALLDDARADSCALLAQLELLHQECQEKESLIDGLEDKLAEWEEIHTQLHEKDCLNRQYAEALQAAESTIAYLTACNLDSHSGLGLGQLERSCAVSAGSDGSALQKEIVELNKTLQEKERLNAHLVEFLNMTGRDIATIQASLTSPTAAASLELCSRLVSALQQMNASLAAHNPRGTVDVPWGSDRGQEQSMDRLQQGSWELNRLDTECEVGTPSEASGVLPVLNHTGTQHKDYLIRQIAGESVNKGRSRDVEGTSGCSEGSLTNGEITKCLSDCLAAAESAIASLAAHCTNTQSLSSGTSAQISPDLQHHLQRLQISLQELGDLEDQGQVEAAKKPSYRHGSAASAGRKSQPSSQELHRNIHLLYQAFCEHSQRISNLQASLQEERRLRGENQTQAPTVDGLSSEGIPGNVQAQLEGLQKALKDKKRTCKILEEKLASSLKPVTIHNLPCDPAQKTPPLEQDDKCVQVDLQDLGYETSGKSENDREESSSTDLKGCLQPGDSACSLPSLLKEVQGSFSSAEYLDSTSTSYPSSPALSSNKVSLKSLQAFEDYGVSEDPVELKAQVMELRLQLENQTRVAQQMQSLLGRHIFPSNLVSTPVDASRDQHAWPGVVYGRSQERSHSAAELKEGRDGEVQRMREEIGVLKQELERERSLNRNISEQLQQVQQRSRSASPARLDSLVQSQARELSALRQQIKERRGLGLSHRRQLEELSRAFQELLQASDVDLFRGDILRGQLDKSMGILERLEGWLDRGDGQQDNKDALDLAQRLSRELQEKNQQVQSLQSQLRGPSGASSCCSSSSERSPSYVVSGSGRGSPTAQSPTARSPSTHSGALAPHGHIDGGGAKAGGGVDRSPGDQSPGDRHRSSRTQGARLWRENGRLQEQLRGSQELNATLRSELELQRSVQAQPGPRHPEPRDPPDGPGSPPQADSDGREAEARAEARAAARQDGGPQAGAMTTDLLAEHLQEIRALRRRLEESIQTNERLREQLERRLAEVERDPATNIFIQGSEEQGQMASEVRFLWEQNRSLKEQLAQGSRDKQKENEALREALARRTARLEQSRAELEALRQERARLTPSAQENQTLSDALQRSRDELHRLQSDVNLQRQQLSDSQHLLQSLRVELQVCERIKTDAPSATEGEGSPRPPGPLDLSELLAEVRRLRLQLETSIQTNTALRQRLEEQLLMGRHADTININYLLPASDEGGRSPGQENRDPAHRASHSPVLRETRRREENSSQQLSSCSSSSESGAPGPPSRLVPGHRLWASRHGPHVLGLIQDHHALRKQISEGRRLTQHMDAQLQEGRPHLRSLSSSVGTMQQVLEEASRLLHLVWRVSLPTGGHTAGEHGSNQQEELLRSEVSRLRSRLSQQERLLSGAVKRLRTTNQLKEGMEKVIIDQCGQELPFYTHPGDTEDLLGKVSVTHGVLKKARGNLEEVPINGQ, from the exons ATGAAGGACCCATGTCGTGTGTGTGGAGTTCGCTTGGTGGGAAGCCAATGCCGTTGGATCTTTAGCGCCACAGGACAGAGGCAGCTCCAGGTCATTCTGTCCCATGTGCTGGGCTTGGGAGTGACTCGAGGAGATGGTCGTGGAGAGTTCCTGTGTGGGAAGTGCGTGTTCCAGCTGGAGAAGGTTATTCACTGCGACATCGCCATCAACCGGCTCCAGGAAGAACATGGTGCTCAGGTGCAGAAGCTCCAGGCAGAAAAGGAAAATGTAATCCAGTGCCTTAACCACATCTACAGTAAGAACAATTCATCCCATGCTAAAGGTGATGGGGAAGGTCCCAGGTCCAAGACTCCCGTTAGATCCTCTGGATGTGGCAGTCCCATTGAAGATGATGAGGTGGTGGGTCAGCTCGCGTCCGAGTCTCGGCCCCACAGAGATGCAGATGTGGGTCAGGTGAAAAATCGGATGAGAAGGTGCGTGAGTCTGGATAGACTCGGAGGCAAAGCGGCTACGCCAGCCCGCTCGGGCCTCAGAAGGCCCCCGCTCAGGCCCGGATCCGGATCGATGGTGGAATGTTCTGCCGGTGGTCTCCAAGCTGCACGCCACCGTTCCCAGAGCATGTATCTGGACCTGGTCAACCGTAAGGGCTCCCTTCCTAGCCCTGGATTCAAAAGTCGCTCAACGTCCCTGCAGTCCCTCAATCAAGACTTTGCCTCCAAAACCTTTACAGACCCTCAGCCGAAGCGACACCTCAGAGAGCCCATACCCAAAAAAAAACTTACCAACGGGTCCAAAGCAAAGGACCAGGCTAGAACCCGGCACCGTAGCCCCACGGTTCAGCCGTCCCTGATCTCTGACCTCGTCCAGTTGTTGCATTGCATCTCCAGACGGCCAATCCTTGCCCCGCCAGACAGCCGCATCCCTTTGCTGCAGAAGACACATAGCGGTCATACACCTCCAAACCTCCTCAGGACCAAACGAAGAAGCAGGGAGGCACAGTGGAAGTCTCTGCATGACCTTACAGAGGAATTTAATGATGAATACACTCCCGTGACTGAAAAG gGATTTGCAAAGAGAGAGCATGATGTCAGCCAGTTGGAGTCCACCAATAAGCTGCTGAATAATGAGCTTACTCAGATCAAAAGCAGCAATGAGCACTTGACCAAAACACTGGCAGAGGCCCAGAATCAAAGCAAG GCACTTTCTGGAAAGTTGGATGAGAAGGAGAATGATCTTTGCTCTGAGAGGAAAAACTCTCTGAAACGAGATAAAACCATCCAGGGTCTCTCTCAAGTCctcaaagaaaaagaaaaggag ATCTTGGAGTTGTGTCATGAGATTGAGGACCGGGATGAGGCTTTGGCAAAGGCACGAGAGACTGCACACAAAGCACAACTTCAAAAATACCAG GGTGCAGAGGAGCACCAGAGTCTGCTAATGGAGAAGCAGGCTGAGCTTGCTCACCTTCAAGGAGAGCACCACACCAAGGTGCTGGAAGCCCAAAAACTGCAGCGTGCCCTGGCCAGAAGGGAGCAGGAGCTGGCAGACATGCAACAGGCCAAGGAGCAACTGGAGTTTGAGCTGGAGGACTTCCAAcagcagaagaagaaaggaGATAAAGCTCTGAAT GACTTGCAGAACCAGCTGAAGAAGCTGAGTGGGGAGAtcggggacagagagagcgctCTGGAGCAACACTACCAGGCTCTTCTGGATGAGACCACCAGAAAGCTGCAGGTCCATGAGGTCTCCATTCAGCGCCTCACCTCCACTCTGGCAGACaaggagcagcagctgcag GAGTATTTGAACATGGTGAGAGATTTTGAGCAGAGCAGAAGCCCCGGAGGAAGTGACGTCATGCTTTCCAAGCTTCGAGACCGACtcaaagagaaggagaaggctcTTGAG AAGGCATTGGACGAGAAGTTTGCAGCCATTGAAGAGAAAGACAATGAAATACACCAACTGCAGTTGGCTTTAAGAGAAAAGGAGCGAGATCTCGAGAGACTCAACAACTTGCTGACTCACAACAATGAAACCATTAAT AGTTTTGACAGTGTGATCAAGGAGAAGGATGTGGAGCTGCAGCACCTGGCCAACACACTGAACAACCTGCAGAGAGCCAAGCAGGACCTGGAGGACAACCTGAACAGAGCTCTGAGGGAGAAAGACTCCATCATCAGCCAGCTGCAGCTCTCGCTGCAGGGCAAGACCAACGACATGGAG GAAATGGCCCAAGCAATGCTCAGCCAGTCCCAAAGTCAGGCCCACGACCTTGCAGAGAAAATGGGCCAGAGGTTAAAGGTGACGGAGGCCATGTTGGCAGAGGCCACTAAGGCCAGGGAGAACCTGGTGACGGACAATGAGTCCGCAGTGGAAGGCTTGTTGGCCACCATCGGCAGCAAGGACAAACTGTTGAAG GAGTCCTCTGAGCACTACAACCGCATGCTGTCTGAGTACACACGGGAGATCCAGGAGCTGAAGAGACAGCTGGTGGacgggcagcagcagctccgcGCCGCTGAGAAGCACCGCTCCACCGCCACCCAGGACGGCCACCTGGAGGCTGCTGAGCTCAAGCTGCTGTTGGTAGAGAAGGACAGCCTGATCAAA GAGCTGATGGAGCGCGGTCAGAACACAGATTGGTTCCTGGCTGAGCCAAGGATCAAGGAGGAGTCGGATCATGTGTTGGAACTCAAACACACTGTACAAATCCTGAAGGAAAGGCTGATCGAAAGGGAAG CCGAGCTAACCAAGATGAATGGTGAAGGACATATAGAGAACATCACGGTCACCAGGAGGACCATGGTCATCCTGAAGAAGGAGCTGGCACAGCAAACGGAGGCACTGAACAAGGCCTTGAAGAGGGAGAATGGACTGAAG ATTTCCCTGGCAGAGCTCCAGTCGACGTTGGCTGAGCTGGAGGCCCTCGTTCAGGGCCACCAAGCGAACGCAGAGTCCCTCACCAGCACTCTGGAGACCAAGGATCAGATCATCGCC GAGCTCCACCAGCGTCTGGGTCAGcgtggggacagacagacaggcaacgGCCAGGAACATGGCTCTGCTACGGACACCGGTGCGGAGAGGTCGACGTCTAGCCTGCCTCAGAGGGAGAGGACCATCATTGGAGGAGACAGCCAGCAAAAG GATTTGCCCAGCTTGTCCTCTGTACACGATGAGCACGCGGCCCTGACCCGGGCCCTGAAGACGGAGCAGCAGCTCTTCTCCAGCCTCATCCGAACCGTCAAGGAGCAGGACAG ctcCCAGCGTCTGCATGCGCTGCAGCTGGAGCTGACCGCTGTGCAGCTCCTCaggcagcagctggaggagggcATCCGGACCAACGAGGGGCTGAGGGACCAGCTGGAGGGAGAGCTGCTCCAGGCTCAGCTGAGAGAAG gtgTTGATCCCCAGGAGCTGCAGAGCATGAGGCACCAGCTGGAGGACGCCCAGCGCTGGAACGCCTCCCTGCAGGCCCGCCTCGGAGCCATCCAGAACCGGGCCGCCGGGGTGGGCGGAGCCAATGACACCG GGGACAGCTTGACCTTCCTCGGGGACCAGACCTCCTACATGAGCATCTGTGTTGGAGACAGACTGGAGGAGAGTCTGTCTCAGCTCTCTGCATCGGAGCTCAGACAGAAG GTGGTGGTCCTGCAGGAGTGTGTGAGTGGCCTGCAGAGTGTTAACATAGACCTGCAGCAGAAGGCCTTGCTGCTGGAGAGGAAAGAAGACAAGGAGAACCTCAGCCACGGCAACACTAGCCCAAGGACTCAG CTGCTAGCGGCGGGCCGGGCCGGCCAACGACGGGGCGGCGACGGGACCCTGCGCCCCGGTCCAGGTCAACGGAGCCCAATGGAGGTCCTGCCGCCGCAG ACGGGGTCCCAAAGCCATTGTGACCATGACGACAGAAGCTCGTTCAGCACGGGAGAGCATCAGATCAGGTCCGGCGACGAGCCTTTGGAGCAGCAGGAACACAGAATGGAAGAGATGGTGCTCCAGGGAACCACCTCACAACTCAG GGATGAGCTCCTGCGACTTGGATCAGAGAACAAAGAACTGCGCTGTCTCCTCCGCGAGGAGGTGTTGAAGGAGTCTGAATGGAAGGCCAGATCAGAGGACGTGTGCGATGGACCAGCAGGCCTCCATCAGACCGTACTGAGACTGAGAGACGAGGCCACGGGTCACCTCAAAGTCATCGGCTCGTTGAAGGAGCAGCTGGAGAGGAAAGCTGTGGAGGTGTCTGATTGGGAGAGGAGAAACGGCACCCTGGAGGGTCCACCGAGCACCCAGCTGTTAAACCACACGCCTGCCAGGCAGCGCCTCTCACATAAG GCTGGTGTCAGATCTCGCCTCCCTGTGCCAGTGAGACTGATATCAGAACCAGGCAGCACCTTCTGGGTGGCCAACCAACCCCACACTTTGCACCAACACACCGACACCGTTGAGCCTCTGCGAGATATACACCTGAATCACATCTCTGAGTCGGACCAGCTCCTGTCCGAGGGCTTGGAGTACCCCCTGTCCCTAGAGCGCAGCACCACTCCCGGGTCCAACTTCGACGAGTACATCCATCGTAGCAGCTGCAGCCAAACAGTCTCCGATGATAACCCAGAGGACGGAGAGGCCCTCCTGGATGATGCCCGGGCTGACTCCTGCGCCTTGCTGGCCCAGCTGGAGCTGCTCCACCAGGAGtgccaggagaaggagagccTCATTGATGGGCTGGAAGACAAGCTGGCCGAGTGGGAGGAGATCCACACCCAGCTGCATGAGAAGGACTGCCTGAACCGCCAGTACGCCGAGGCCCTGCAGGCTGCTGAATCCACCATCGCTTATCTCACCGCTTGCAACCTGGACAGCCACAGCGGCCTCGGCCTGGGCCAGCTCGAGCGCTCTTGTGCCGTCTCGGCGGGCTCAGATGGCAGCGCCCTGCAGAAGGAAATCGTGGAGCTCAACAAGACCCTGCAAGAGAAGGAAAGGCTCAACGCCCACCTGGTGGAGTTCCTCAACATGACCGGCAGGGACATTGCCACAATACAAGCATCTTTGACCTCTCCCACAGCCGCAGCCTCTCTGGAGCTGTGTTCCAGGTTGGTGAGCGCCCTGCAGCAGATGAACGCATCTCTAGCGGCTCACAACCCAAGAGGCACTGTCGATGTGCCCTGGGGTTCTGACCGCGGTCAGGAGCAAAGTATGGACCGGCTTCAACAAGGGAGCTGGGAACTGAACCGACTGGATACCGAGTGTGAAGTAGGAACTCCTTCTGAGGCCAGCGGTGTACTTCCTGTTCTCAACCACACTGGCACTCAGCACAAGGACTACTTGATTAGGCAAATTGCAGGAGAGTCTGTGAACAAAGGCAGGTCCAGAGATGTAGAAGGCACATCGGGCTGCTCTGAAGGCAGTTTAACGAACGGAGAGATCACCAAGTGTCTGTCAGACTGTCTGGCTGCAGCAGAGTCAGCCATCGCCTCTCTGGCAGCACACTGCACCAACACTCAGAGCTTGTCTTCTGGAACATCAGCCCAGATCAGTCCTGACCTTCAACACCACCTGCAAAGGCTTCAGATCTCTCTGCAGGAGCTGGGGGATCTGGAGGACCAAGGCCAGGTGGAGGCGGCCAAGAAACCCTCCTATAGGCACGGCTCTGCTGCTTCTGCTGGCAGGAAGTCACAACCTTCTTCCCAGGAGCTCCATCGCAATATCCACCTCCTGTACCAGGCATTCTGCGAGCACTCCCAGAGGATCTCTAACCTTCAGGCCAgcctgcaggaagagaggaggCTCCGAGGGGAGAATCAGACCCAAGCACCAACAGTGGATGGCCTGAGTTCAGAAGGAATTCCAGGCAATGTTCAGGCCCAGCTTGAGGGTCTTCAGAAGGCTCTGAAGGACAAGAAGAGGACGTGCAAGATCCTTGAGGAGAAACTGGCCTCCTCCTTGAAGCCGGTTACCATCCACAACCTGCCCTGTGACCCTGCTCAGAAAA CGCCACCTCTGGAGCAGGACGACAAGTGCGTGCAGGTGGATTTGCAGGACCTGGGTTACGAAACCAGTGGCAAGAGTGAGAACGATAGGGAAGAGAGCAGTAGCACAG ATCTGAAGGGTTGCTTGCAGCCCGGGGACAGCGCCTGCAGCCTGCCGTCCCTGCTGAAGGAGGTGCAaggctccttctcctccgctgAGTACCTGGACTCCACATCCACCTCCTACCCCAGCTCCcctgctctgagctccaacAAG GTGAGTCTAAAGAGCCTGCAGGCCTTCGAGGACTACGGCGTGTCTGAGGATCCTGTTGAGCTCAAGGCACAGGTCATGGAGCTGAGGCTTCAGCTGGAGAACCAGACCCGGGTCGCTCAGCAGATGCAGAGCCTACTGGGTCGCCACATCTTCCCCAGCAACCTGGTGTCCACGCCGGTGGACGCCTCCAGGGATCAACATGCTTGGCCCGGCGTGGTGTATGGACGCAGCCAGGAGAGGAGTCACTCTGCAGCGGAGCTGAAGGAAGGCCGGGACGGAGAGGTTcagaggatgagggaggagatCGGTGTGCTGAagcaggagctggagagggagaggagtctGAACAGGAACATAAGTGAACAGCTGCAGCAGGTGCAGCAGCGCAGTCGCTCAGCCTCACCCGCAAG GCTGGACTCCCTGGTGCAGTCTCAGGCCAGGGAGCTGTCCGCGCTCAGGCAGCAGATCAAGGAGCGCCGTGGCCTGGGGCTGTCCCACCGCaggcagctggaggagctgagccgGGCCTTCCAGGAGCTGCTGCAGGCCAGCGACGTGGATCTGTTCCGGGGAGACATCCTCCGAGGGCAGCTGGACAAGAGTATGGGcattctggagagactggaggggTGGCTGGACAGAG GAGACGGCCAACAGGACAATAAGGATGCTCTGGACCTGGCCCAACG GTTGTCCAGGGAGCTGCAGGAGAAGAACCAGCAGGTGCAGAGCCTCCAGAGCCAGCTGAGAGGTCCCAGCGgggcctcctcctgctgctccagctcctcggAGCGGAGCCCGTCCTACGTGGTGTCGGGGTCGGGACGCGGTAGCCCCACCGCACAGAGTCCCACCGCCCGCAGCCCCTCAACCCACAGCGGAGCCCTGGCGCCTCACG GCCACATAGACGGGGGCGGCGCCAAAGCCGGGGGAGGCGTGGACCGGAGCCCCGGGGACCAGAGCCCCGGGGACCGTCACCGTAGCAGCAGGACACAGGGAGCCCGGCTGTGGAGGGAGAACGGCCGGCTGCAGGAGCAGCTGAGGGGCAGCCAGGAGCTCAACGCCACGCTGCGCAGCGAGCTGGAGCTCCAGCGCTCCGTCCAGGCCCAGCCGGGCCCCCGCCACCCAGAGCCCCGGGACCCCCCGGACGGGCCCGGGTCACCACCTCAGGCCGACTCGGATGGAAGAGAGGCTGAGGCACGGGCTGAGGCACGGGCAGCCGCGCGTCAGGACGGAGGGCCACAGGCTGGGGCCATGACCACAG ACCTGCTGGCTGAACACCTGCAGGAGATCCGGGCCCTGCGGCGGCGGCTGGAGGAGAGCATCCAGACCAACGAGCGCCTCCGAGAGCAGCTGGAGAGGAGGCTGGCTGAGGTGGAGCGGGACCCAG CGACCAACATCTTCATCCAAGGCAGCGAGGAGCAGGGCCAGATGGCCAGCGAGGTGCGCTTCCTCTGGGAGCAGAACCGCAGCCTGAAGGAGCAGCTGGCCCAGGGCTCCAGAG ACAAGCAGAAGGAGAACGAGGCGCTGCGGGAGGCCCTGGCCCGCCGCACGGCCCGGCTGGAGCAGAGCCGGGCGGAGCTGGAGGCCCTGAGGCAGGAGAGGGCCCGGCTGACGCCCAGCGCCCAGGAGAACCAGACGCTGAGCGACGCCCTGCAGCGCAGCAGGGACGAGCTCCACAG GCTGCAGAGCGACGTGAACCTCCAGAGGCAGCAGCTGTCGGACTCCCAGCATCTGCTGCAATCGCTGCGCGTGGAGCTGCAGGTCTGTGAGCGCATCAAGACGGACGCCCCCAGTGCAACAG AGGGCGAGGGCTCCCCGCGGCCCCCCGGGCCCCTGGACCTGTCGGAGCTGCTGGCGGAGGTCCGCCGCCTGCGGCTGCAGCTGGAGACGAGCATCCAGACCAACACGGCGCTGCGGCAGAGGCTGGAGGAGCAGCTGCTCATGGGCCGCCACGCCGACACCATCAACATCAACTACCTGCTGCCCGCCTCAG ATGAGGGAGGGCGATCCCCTGGACAGGAGAACCGGGACCCTGCTCACCGCGCCTCTCACAGCCCTGTTCTCCGAG AGACGAGGAGGCGGGAGGAGAACAGCTCCCAGCAGctgagcagctgcagcagcagctccgagagcggggccccgggccccccgtCCCGCCTGGTGCCGGGCCACCGGCTGTGGGCCAGCCGCCACGGGCCCCACGTCCTGGGGCTGATCCAGGACCACCACGCCCTACGCAAGCAGATCTCTGAGGGCCGGCGCCTCACACAGCACATGGACGCCCAGCTGCAGGAGGGGCGCCCCCACCTCCGG AGTCTTTCCAGCAGCGTGGGCACCATGCAGCAGGTCCTAGAGGAGGCCAGCAGGTTGCTGCACCTGGTCTGGAGGGTCTCTCTGCCCACTGGGGGCCACACAGCCGGGGAGCACGGCTCCAACCAGCAG gaggagctgctgcgGAGCGAGGTGTCCCGGCTGAGGAGCAGGCTGAGCCAGCAGGAGCGCCTGCTGAGCGGGGCGGTGAAGCGTCTGCGCACCACCAACCAACTGAAGGAGGGCATGGAGAAGGTCATCATCGACCAGT GTGGTCAGGAGTTGCCCTTTTACACACATCCTGGTGATACTGAGGATCTGCTCGGCAAGG TGTCAGTAACACATGGAGTATTGAAGAAGGCCAGAGGGAATCTGGAG GAGGTTCCCATCAACGGCCAGTAG